A single genomic interval of Cucumis sativus cultivar 9930 chromosome 5, Cucumber_9930_V3, whole genome shotgun sequence harbors:
- the LOC101220762 gene encoding protein FIZZY-RELATED 2 produces the protein MEDQALPQRTHLSSSTSSPSSSSSSSSSSSIQLNLPSSMSRASHSLETLTPSRQIDRMININHHLSPSRAIYSDRFIPSRSGSNFALFDISPVSNSHSDGREDTSTAYATLLRTALFGPDSGVIPPATPEKRSSPMCLPNHNIFRYKTETRRSMHSLSPFGFDAAAPGLNPSPVKTPRKVPRSPYKVLDAPALQDDFYLNLVDWSSHNVLAVGLGNCVYLWNACSSKVTKLCDLGIDDSVCSVGWAQRGTHLAVGTSNGKVQIWDASRCKRVRTMEGHRLRIGALAWSSSLLSSGSRDKSILQRDIRAQDDFVTKLSGHKSEVCGLKWSYDNRELASGGNDNRLFVWNQHSTQPVLKFYEHTAAVKAIAWSPHLHGLLASGGGTADRCIRFWNTTTNTHLSCMDTGSQVCNLAWSKNVNELVSTHGFSQNQIIVWRYPTMSKLATLTGHTFRVLYLAISPDGQTIVTGAGDETLRFWNVFPSPKSQNTDSEIGASFLGRTTIR, from the exons ATGGAAGATCAAGCTCTTCCTCAACGGACCCATCTatcttcttcaacatcttcaccctcttcttcttcttcttcttcttcttcttcttctattcaGCTCAATTTACCTTCTTCAATGTCTCGGGCTTCTCACTCACTTGAAACCCTAACCCCATCTCGCCAAATCGACCGTATGATCAATATCAACCACCATTTGTCCCCATCTAGAGCTATTTACTCCGATAGATTCATACCCAGTAGATCTGGTTCTAATTTTGCCCTTTTTGATATCTCCCCTGTTTCCAATTCCCACTCTGATGGTCGTGAGGATACTTCTACTGCTTACGCTACCCTTCTTCGTACTGCTTTGTTTGGTCCTGATTCTGGTGTAATCCCTCCTGCTACTCCTGAGAAGAGAAGCTCCCCAATGTGCCTTCCcaatcataatatttttcgtTATAAGACCGAGACGAGAAGGTCAATGCATTCCCTTTCGCCTTTTGGCTTTGATGCTGCTGCTCCCGGCCTTAATCCCAGTCCGGTTAAGACTCCCAGGAAGGTTCCTCGATCGCCTTATAAG GTCTTGGATGCACCTGCTTTGCAAGATGATTTTTATCTCAATCTTGTGGATTGGTCTTCGCATAACGTGCTGGCTGTGGGGTTGGGTAATTGTGTTTATCTCTGGAATGCTTGCAGTAGTAAG GTCACCAAGTTGTGTGATTTAGGAATTGATGACAGTGTATGTTCAGTGGGCTGGGCACAGCGTGGAACTCATCTTGCTGTTGGCACTAGCAATGGGAAAGTCCAG ATTTGGGATGCATCACGCTGTAAAAGGGTTAGGACCATGGAGGGGCATCGGTTACGAATTGGAGCCTTAGCTTGGAGCTCATCACTTTTATCGTCTGGTAGCAGGGACAAAAGTATTCTTCAAAGAGATATTAGGGCTCAGGATGATTTTGTGACTAAATTATCTGGCCATAAATCAGAG GTTTGTGGATTGAAATGGTCATATGATAATCGTGAATTGGCATCAGGAGGAAATGACAATAGA TTATTTGTTTGGAATCAACATTCAACCCAACCTGTACTTAAATTTTATGAGCACACAGCTGCTGTTAAAGCTATAGCATGGTCTCCTCATCTTCATGGACTACTCGCATCAGGGGGTGGAACTGCCGATCGATGTATTCGTTTTTGGAACACAACTACCAATACACACTTGAGCTGCATGGACACTGGAAGTCAG GTGTGCAATCTGGCATGGTCTAAGAATGTTAATGAACTTGTTAGTACTCATGGGTTCTCccaaaaccaaataatagtCTGGAGATATCCAACCATGTCCAAG TTGGCGACATTGACTGGCCATACTTTCAGAGTTCTTTATCTGGCCATATCTCCTGATGGACAG ACCATTGTAACAGGCGCTGGTGATGAAACTCTAAGATTTTGGAATGTCTTCCCTTCACCTAAATCACag AACACGGACAGTGAAATCGGGGCATCCTTCCTGGGACGAACCACCATCCGTTAA
- the LOC101206296 gene encoding protein STAY-GREEN homolog, chloroplastic: MRVLTGNSSPLLVPSSNPYHDSSSLFPCKRKSKKKNHGMVPMARLFGPAIFEASKLKVLFLGVDEKKHPGKFPRTYTLTHSDITSKLTLAISQSINNSQLQGWYNWLQRDEVVGEWKKVKGKMSLHVHCHISGGHFLLDLCANLRYFIFRKELPVVLNAFVHGDVDLFNNYPELQEAMVWVYFHSKIPEFNKVECWGPLKDPAPPSTGLDGSTQSQPMWELGLLERPKPCQEDCTCCFPTIPSISWSPKNNELEST; encoded by the exons ATGAGGGTTTTGACTGGTaattcttctcctcttcttgTTCCTTCTTCAAACCCTTATCAcgattcttcttctctcttcccCTGTAAACGCaaatccaagaagaagaaCCATGGAATGGTTCCT atGGCGAGATTGTTTGGGCCAGCCATATTTGAAGCTTCGAAGCTAAAGGTTCTGTTTTTAGGGGTGGATGAGAAGAAACATCCAGGCAAATTTCCAAGGACTTATACGCTCACACATAGTGATATTACTTCTAAACTTACTCTTGCCATTTCTCAATCCATTAACAATTCTCAG TTACAAGGATGGTATAATTGGCTTCAAAGGGATGAAGTGGTAggagaatggaagaaagttAAGGGAAAAATGTCTCTTCATGTTCATTGTCATATCAGTGGTGGCCATTTTCTTCTAGATCTTTGTGCTAATCTCAGATACTTCATCTTTCGCAAAGAACTCCCTGTG GTGTTGAATGCTTTCGTCCATGGAGATGTGGATTTATTCAACAATTACCCTGAATTACAAGAGGCTATGGTTTGGGTTTATTTCCACTCCAAAATTCCAGAATTCAACAAGGTAGAGTGTTGGGGCCCACTGAAGGATCCAGCCCCACCTTCAACTGGGCTTGATGGGTCCACTCAAAGCCAGCCCATGTGGGAATTGGGCTTGCTGGAGCGGCCCAAACCTTGTCAAGAAGATTGCACTTGTTGCTTCCCAACCATCCCTTCCATTTCATGGTCTCCCAAGAATAATGAGTTGGAGAGCACATAG